The following proteins come from a genomic window of Phacochoerus africanus isolate WHEZ1 chromosome 9, ROS_Pafr_v1, whole genome shotgun sequence:
- the TCL1B gene encoding T-cell leukemia/lymphoma protein 1B: protein MAAEASPPLGSPPSCLSFQRPGIYEDEKGRTWVTVVLRINPSHRVPGRNSPGSTRDTSVTVHMWQMAVHPQMPRFSIHLPVTGLPLKWELCPGRRYRAADSRLWQIVDHGQIGSREQLILRLRPRGQE, encoded by the exons ATGGCAGCGGAGGCTTCTCCGCCCCTCGGGTCACCCCCATCCTGCCTGTCGTTCCAGAGGCCCGGCATTTATGAGGATGAGAAGGGGAGGACCTGGGTGACCGTGGTCTTACGAATCAATCCCTCCCACCGAGTCCCGGGCAGGAACTCCCCGGGCAGCACA CGTGACACCAGTGTCACTGTCCACATGTGGCAGATGGCAGTGCACCCCCAGATGCCCAGGTTCTCCATCCATCTGCCCGTGACTGGGCTGCCCCTCAAGTGGGAGCTCTGCCCTGGGCGACGCTACCGAGCAGCGGATTCCAGACTCTGGCAAATAGTGGACCATGGCCAG ATCGGCTCCAGGGAACAGCTGATCCTAAGGCTTCGGCCGAGAGGGCAGGAGTGA